The Plasmodium vivax chromosome 13, whole genome shotgun sequence nucleotide sequence GTTTGCCTCACTGGAGTCGTCGCTTCCCAGCCCGTTTTCCTCCCCGTCATCTAAGAGCAACTCCATTTCGCAGTTGTTAAAATTCACGGAGCTAATCCGCAGCGCTATGGGATGATTCTGCTTCTTAAAAAGTTTAATATGCTCCCAGATTTTTTCCCAGTTGGCATTCGTCGCGACTGCGGCACGCATCAACTGTATGGCTTGCTCAACCAATTCGTCGTTCATTTGAATTagcgaaatttttttcctcaaagtACTCACCTCCTTCTCCAACTGATCGATTCTCCTCTCATGGTCCAGCTTAATTTTGTCCATTTTGGTGAGAGACTTTTTAATCTTAATCACCTCCTGCTGCTTGTCGTATTTGGACAATTCCATTCTACTGAAATAGGTGTCTACGCATTTGTTAAAGTCGTCAAAATGGACGACTTCTAGTTTGTTTTCCtccactttatttttatgattgTTCAGAATGATTGGGGAAAACTCGGTAAAAGCGATCTCTTCACCACTTCTCTCCTCCTTGGCTTCCATTTCCCCTTCGCCTCCCACACCGTCcgttttattcttttccgcttttgttcccttttcgcATTTTGCACCGCCCTTCGGGGCAAAGCCGTAACCCTTCACACACCCCCCTTCACTGCTAAAACTGTTCAGCACGCATAGCGCCTCATTTATCGCTTTGAGCAAAATTTGGCCCAAGTCACTCAAGCTGTATTTCTCCAACAAATCGGAGGGGTTCACATCAGATGCGATTAACGAATGGACAATTAAATCGCTATGGGCAAACACAATAAGCTTGCTGGCTAAATCAGTCAACGTTTTaagcttcttcatctttttccctttctcaTTATCGCTGCAAATGGgggtgcccatttttttattcgagCTGTTGTTCAAATTTGCCGACGTTTTGTCCTCCACATGTTTGGCGCTCTTCAATTTGGCGTTGCTGCTCcccttattttttgctttatccTTACCTCCTCGGTGTGCTTCTTCCACAATGCCATTCTTCGCAGCTCCCTTTTGTATCCTACCACCACCATTATTGtcactcccctttttgctgacTGTGGCTTTTTCGTCTACACCATTGGTACGTTCACCAAAAATCGCCTTAATTTGTGCCAACCCTAAATTTGTGTTTTCCACCCGGTTATTTTGCAAATCATGCGCTATGACGCCATTACGCCCCTCTACTACTACACCCTTTGATATGGAAGAAGCATCCTCAAGTGTGACACCATTATAAAGGAGCATCATTTCGCTGATGCTCTTCTTTACATTTTCCAAGTCGACTACATCCAAACTTCTATGCAGCATGATGGACGTGTGCTCCTCCACATTGTACACATCATTGATGTTATACTTCTTCCCAATAGCATCATTGGtcttcaaaatggacaaTATTTTGTGGTTATTGTCTGTGAGGATAATATTCCCAGCAATGTATAACTCCACAATCAGATGGCATGCTTTATCGTCGAAGCCAAATTGGATGTCAACCACTCTGTCTCCTCCCAGTTGACTTATGTTGGTGATTTTTCGAGACCTCAAATGTTTCCTTAACTTCATGGTAAATGCCGATGGCATCAcatctttttcccttttccattCTGTTATATGGATTCTCTTTTCAGCTTCgacaaggaaaaaatacttctgctcctttttcGAGCATTTTAAAACGTAAATTTTGTTGGAGATGTTATAAATGTTCGTTACTACACACCCGACGATGATATTCCTGCACAGGGTGATTATTGCGCGTATATCCAAAGCTGTCAACCTTTGTTTCGCCATCCTCTCCTCCACGATCTGCCCTACTTCGAGTTCACGCCTGTCACTGCTTCACGTTTGAGGCCTTACAGCGCTTCAATGCTCCAAGGCGTAAACACTTCAACGCGTCAGTGCGTACCGTACGGCTATTTATCAACTGGTTTGTCGAAATTTCTCAATGGGCAAAACAAagctcaattttttaatgcccATGGGGCTGAAAGAAATCATTGCCGCGATGGGGGTATTTTACGTACAACTAATTTTTGCAGTTCACAATTGTgctcttttgctttttcctgtagaaaaaaacaagcgaATTGGTGAAATATCTTACTGAGAGCTCCTCAAACggttatgttttttttttttttttttgagctgGTTATTCTGCTAtggcatgttttttttttttttttttttttcccgccttGTCACTTCATTTCACCTAAAACTGCCCTCATCGCTGGGTGTACATTTTCAAATACACTCAATTATGAtcgcagttttttttttttggctgtgtttattctttcttttcagCCCGAAGATCTACGTGTATCATCTTTGTgccgtttttttaattcctctctcgaatttgcaaaaaattgcaaatcgGCAAAATGTACGCAAGAACACGCGtgaatatgtacatatatatgtgatcACACGGAACGCGCAAATGTGCGAATGTACATGCGGGGGATTTTTCCATACCCTTAAGCATTCATATGCAATCTGGCCCATACAAACACACGCTCAAAGGGTgacaaaatgaaacaaagTAAATCGCAAcatttgccaaaaaaaaaaaaaaataaaataatttacctcCATTCGAgcaatgttttaaaaaaaatgccttgCTTcgaattaacaaaaaaaaggtgtgtACCATGTGcgcaagaaaaagaaaggctATTCGTAAAAATAAGCGCACATTTTAACACTATGGCGGTGAACACTTATCATAACACACCTTATCGTTGCAGCGGAGTCGTTTTACGCACTGTTACGCAATTGTGACACACAGCCTCCACATACGTAGGCACATACCCAATGAGCAATGCTGCAAAATGCCGCTCCATATACCcatgatggaaaaaaaacaaccataacaaaaaggataatCCATGATGCGTCTAAAAAGGCAACTAAACAGGTCTGTTCCGCCGGTACAGCAAAACATGGAGGCCCTGTCTATTGGCGCAGTATTTTTCTGCGTAAATGTGTGTATCACTTTATTCGCTCATTTATTTATCCACTCATCTGCGTTGATCTTTTTCGCTTACCTCTGTAATGATGCGaagaaaattgtaaaaaagggtagagcgtgaaaggggaaaaaagttCCGTCCAGCTTGTCATATACACTTCGGATAGTTATGCGCGCTCACACCACATGGTGATGTTTGAAAGAGGCCTTATGTATGCCACGCGAAGGTGTGTCCTCTAACTACAACTTTTGCGAGCGTAGGTATTATTCGCTCCTTTCAGTTGCAACTACAATTTAATCAGGGCATATGTTGCGCCTATTGCGTGAGTACAATTGCACACAAcgggatgaagaagaaatatcaattttgtatgcattttttttttttttttacataaaaatacaatcaatttttttgcatgtgcGTATTCGCTTCGAAATCGTTCAAATGAAAGCATTTAAGTGTGAAATGTTGAACTTGTCATTTTCTATGCATTGCGAAAGGgttgtgtgttttttcctcctttttttaagctaGTGAATATAGTAAAATCCCCTTTTGCCTTAAAACAggacttttctttttccttaaGCGTATTTTCTGCTGTTCATAAAATACATGAACGGTTCATAACTTTTTTGAtatttagctttttttttttttttttttttttttgaatgcaaaaaaagctACCTGATGTGGACAATTTTGGTTCGTCTTTTCAGGGGGATAAATTTGTGGTTACCTTTTGAAGCGTGAAAAAGGCCACTTTTGCGTTCTACGGGGGGCAAAATGCAGCTAAGAAATTGCGACATTTCGGTTATTTTGAGGAGCTAGATAACTTTAAGTGAGTAACTTAAGCATATCGATGAAATAACGAAAATGCGCGTGTTCATGGAAAAACTGTCAACAGGTTGGGAACAAGATTCCTCTATCTCGTTAATCACATcgtagggggaaaaaagcctCTTCACATTTACCAAACTTTCACAAGCGCAAAGAACATAAAGAAAGTTCTACGCtaaggcatttttttaaacaaaggcacaaatatacatatgcgcagacacatattttataatggTGTAAGCCCCCCCTTTCGGGGATTAACCTTtaagcacaaaatggagataAATATAAGGTCAACACGTTCGCTCCGCGGTAAAACCCATCCCGCAGTCTCATTCAAGCAGAAATGCTGCAAAGTAGTAACACCATGGAGGTAAATTTCCCCGTTTGTTTATCTCCCCAttcttttgccttttttttttatgattggTCAATCCTTTTCAGCCAAACTTTTGGGCATAACCAGATCGGTCATGGCGAAAAGTGCGatgatttgaaaaaatacaatgcCGCCTGTACGCATGTATAACTTGCCCGTCCAAAGTAGCAACGGGAAAAAGGGACTCACATTTGACCTGCATATAAAGGCACATAACATGTACCATTCGTGCAGTTCACCCCTCCTGCGAAACGaaacttattttatttttttcgccgcGAGGAGGAAACTCCGCGTTTGTAGCTAAACAAATGTAGGATACAAATCAGCAAAATTCGAATGAATATTTAACAGCGTTGCACTACGCGCCGTTCACTTTCTCAAAATCGCACGACATTGGTGGCACCCGCGTCGGAATTTTCCCCGCATTTAGCGGGTGACTGACAAGGGAACcacagaaaataaaaaaaaaaattaaaaaaaaattataaaaaaaaaaaaaaaaaatttcttaaatCACAGTTTAgctagttaaaaaaaattggaaaatcCTCCATCTTGGGATATGACtcttggaaaaaatgaaaacacgCCTTTGCAATGTTCGCAAAGTCGTAtgcgatttttttcccatttgagaAGAAATATCGAAATATGCCCCTACTCATagtgaacagaaaaaagcaaacagCATGGCattagaacaaaaaaaagcaaaaagctTGGCATTAAAACAGAACGACgcttcaaaaaagaaaaaaaaattaggaagcgcaaaaaaggtTAAGAAGAACAATGGAGCGAAGCTAAAAAAGGGATCACtactgaagaagaagaagaagaagagggagaacaaaaaggagaaggacaaaTTAGATGAGCTGTACAAActggaaattaaaaactacaaaaaaaagggaagggggagaaaaaagcaCCATGCTGGAAGTGAACAGGAAGTAGACTCCTCAGATGATAACTCTGACCTTCTGAATAACGACTACAGTGATGTAGAAGAAATAGCCAATCAAGTTAAGGAGCAAGTTAgcttatataaatttttgctaAGAACGAGAATATTAACGCAGAAGGTTTTGTGCCTGTCGAATAAgctgccccttttgccaTTCGTTgcatataatgaaaaattagcagataaagaaaaaaaaaataaaaacggagATGTCGAAAgcgcaaaaaattgcaccaaCGTTAACGATTCGTTAAGCGATGTACAGcttgatgaagaaaaattaaaaaacgaCATTGGCGAACTGCTAACCGTTTTACATAATTTgctcaaaaataaattcatcaAGGTAGACATCCcagtaaataaaaacgcatacAACGAAGTGAACATAATTTgtgatgaagaagataaaccctttttcgaaaataGGACAAAACTGTATGAACAGCATACCACCGAAAGTGAAAAGAAACTCTTCTCACTAATTGACACTTGGTTTaaatattccaaaaaaatgtgcctaAACTTTTTTGACATTATGCATAAAGTCACCAAAATAAGTTCTGTGAAAAGTTTAAAAACGTATGAGCAGCCCATATCTTCCCAAATCAGTCAAGTCATGTTTGACCTGCCTGCCCTGATTCAGAGCTCCTGTCCACAGACCATAAACTATCACGTTGTGGGGAAAGAGCTCTACGAGCGGCTCTACGGTGACGACTCAAATTTTAGCTTGAACCAGTACATTTACGACGACGAGGTGAGGATGATACGCGGCTGTTGTACTCGCGTGTGCTTCTTTATTTGCAGTTATGTTGATAGGCAGCTCCTACGTTATAcaccccccctttgcgcatCTCTACACCCCTCGCGTGCTTCACTCCTCCATTTAGGCTTACTACAAGAAGTTTCTCCTGAACGCCATCCAAAATTTGAAGGATAATCAGTAATCATGAGAGAACGTTGTGCGTTTACCCACGCAGAAGCGTAAACGTTACACGCACACATGTTTGCTTCtgtacccccccctttttccacgCAGGGAAGACAGCGAATTGCTGAAATCGCAACgggaaatttacaaaataaaaaaaaaatgtaacaagaaaagaggaaattcaATTGCTGCCTTGTGTGcattgcgcaattttttttaccccaattttatatattcattgtAATGCATAATATTACACAATTTGATACGTGtaccttttttccccctcagaTGAGAGCAAGCATGTGAACAAGGGCAAAATCACCTCGTTTGACCCCATTCCCAAATTAGTGAATTTCATGGTTCGAAAATAAATACGCGGAGGGCGCGGCATGCCACTGTTGTGGCGCGCGTCACGTGATTAAAGCGGGCGCCTCTCACCTTAAGTGCTTATCCCTCTGTTGATAATGTGTGCAGGGGAATCTGCGCGCGTTTCTCTGCAACacaatttgttaatatttgttgcattttttttacatgccgattttcccctttttttttttttaaattgcagCTGCCGGAACCGCGCGATAGCAGAATCGAAAGCACCTACGATTATATGGACAACCCCGAGCTTGTGGACGTCCTTCTGTCGTCCCTGTTTCAAAGTTAAAtttttcgtttgtttgtttgtttttttatttttttacttgttactttttaactttctttcattttgtttccaCTTGCAAAACACGCTCATCTCAGTGCGCATTTGTTTTGGTACATCCTTTTTATGTACTCAATTTTGCATCAAAAACGGAtaccttttcttttcaccttaaaaatgaaacatatCTGCCGCTTCGCTTTATTCACGATCAATtcgttcaaaaaaaaaaaaaaaaaggcttgcCATCAATTTAGGTGGCACGTCGGTTGTTCTCGCGGGAGGGTGTTATTATatgttcgcaaaaaaaaaaaaaaaaaaaaaatacggtGCTTTGGCGCATAGAGCTGCCAAAagcgtaaaaataaaaactggCCAAAATTGTAAATGGAACTTTGCGAGTTGTTCGTTTGGTCATttgagtcatttttttccatcaatTTGGTgggaatcattttttttacttttccctTGTTCGCCTTCCCGCGTACGTATACAAGATAAGCATGCCCACGCATACCCGCATGAGGAGAACATCCCCCAGCAGCGAAGAAATACCAGCGTACAGTGCACTGCAAAATATTCATGTACAGCATATGTACTATATTTACTTTTACAGTGCGGCGCCCCAGATGCGCTTCACATATCCTCGACgtcgttttgctttttgGCGGAACGGAACTCTtagcgaaggggaaaaaactccGGGCAATTTGGAAATGCCATTTTCTATGATTTTACTTATGAGccatttgaaattttttttttttttttttttttttttttttttttgcggcaGCGGAAGTTTAAATCTTCCAAAAGAGAAGAAGACTTTCTCAGCGTTGTAGCTTACCAAgcggaaataaaaagaaaaaaacgcgtaCGTACAGtttatacgtatgtatatataatatatgtacgtaaCTTACGTACGTATCCCTCGCCAGGCGTAGCGAACACTCCTTTGGAACCCAAACCGAGGGGGAGTGGCCACCAAAGAGAAAGGAATAAATGAAGAATCCGGACTGTTACGAAATAGTTGTTACAACTGAGTCGGAGAacgtacaaaaatatattgcgGATTGCCTTGAGAGGATGAAAATAGTAAACGCccatttgataaaaaaactttcctccctttttgctaCATGCCCCTGCGCAGCGTTGCGCTGATCTGCTGATCTGCAGATCTGCTGATCCGCT carries:
- a CDS encoding hypothetical protein, conserved (encoded by transcript PVX_084180A) gives rise to the protein MALEQKKAKSLALKQNDASKKKKKLGSAKKVKKNNGAKLKKGSLLKKKKKKRENKKEKDKLDELYKLEIKNYKKKGRGRKKHHAGSEQEVDSSDDNSDLLNNDYSDVEEIANQVKEQVSLYKFLLRTRILTQKVLCLSNKLPLLPFVAYNEKLADKEKKNKNGDVESAKNCTNVNDSLSDVQLDEEKLKNDIGELLTVLHNLLKNKFIKVDIPVNKNAYNEVNIICDEEDKPFFENRTKLYEQHTTESEKKLFSLIDTWFKYSKKMCLNFFDIMHKVTKISSVKSLKTYEQPISSQISQVMFDLPALIQSSCPQTINYHVVGKELYERLYGDDSNFSLNQYIYDDEAYYKKFLLNAIQNLKDNQEDSELLKSQREIYKIKKKYESKHVNKGKITSFDPIPKLVNFMLPEPRDSRIESTYDYMDNPELVDVLLSSLFQS